The Kluyvera intermedia genome window below encodes:
- a CDS encoding D-alanine--D-alanine ligase, whose translation MADKIAVLLGGTSAEREVSLNSGAAVLAGLREAGVNAHPVDPKETDVTQLKNMGFKKAFIALHGRGGEDGTLQGLLELISLPYTGSGVMASAISMDKLRSKLLWQGAGLPVAPWVAITSDMFESGLTDELLSQVAELGLPLIVKPSREGSSVGMSKVTESEQLTTALAQAFQHDDEVLVEKWLSGPEFTVAVLGEEILPSVRIQPAGTFYDYEAKYLSDETKYFCPGCEESTEEAAMQSLVLKAWKVLGCRGWGRIDVMQDNDGQYYLLEANTSPGMTSHSLVPMAARQAGMSFSQLVVRILDLAG comes from the coding sequence ATGGCTGATAAAATCGCGGTCCTTCTCGGCGGCACTTCCGCTGAGCGCGAGGTTTCGCTCAACTCCGGCGCCGCAGTGTTGGCTGGGTTGCGTGAAGCGGGCGTGAATGCTCATCCGGTTGACCCGAAAGAGACCGATGTTACTCAATTGAAAAACATGGGTTTTAAGAAAGCGTTTATTGCGCTTCACGGCCGTGGCGGCGAGGATGGTACCTTGCAAGGGCTTCTGGAGCTGATTTCACTGCCTTATACCGGTAGTGGCGTCATGGCATCGGCGATTTCCATGGACAAATTGCGCAGCAAATTGCTGTGGCAGGGCGCTGGACTGCCGGTTGCGCCTTGGGTGGCAATCACCTCCGACATGTTTGAAAGCGGACTGACTGATGAGCTTTTAAGCCAGGTGGCTGAATTAGGCTTGCCGCTGATTGTCAAACCGAGTCGTGAAGGCTCAAGCGTCGGTATGTCGAAAGTCACTGAGAGTGAGCAATTGACCACGGCGTTAGCACAAGCGTTTCAACATGATGACGAAGTTCTGGTGGAAAAATGGCTCAGTGGGCCAGAATTTACGGTTGCGGTGCTCGGTGAAGAAATTTTACCGTCAGTTCGCATCCAACCTGCTGGAACCTTCTATGATTATGAAGCGAAGTATCTCTCTGATGAGACAAAATATTTCTGCCCTGGTTGTGAAGAATCAACCGAGGAAGCAGCAATGCAGTCTCTGGTACTGAAAGCCTGGAAAGTTTTAGGCTGTCGCGGCTGGGGGCGTATTGATGTGATGCAGGACAATGATGGACAGTATTATCTGCTGGAGGCGAATACGTCACCAGGGATGACCAGTCATAGTCTGGTTCCGATGGCGGCGCGTCAGGCGGGAATGAGCTTCTCGCAGCTGGTTGTACGAATTCTGGATCTAGCGGGGTGA
- the ftsZ gene encoding cell division protein FtsZ, giving the protein MFEPMELTNDAVIKVIGVGGGGGNAVEHMVRERIEGVEFFAVNTDAQALRKTAVGQTIQIGNGITKGLGAGANPEVGRNAADEDREALRAALEGADMVFIAAGMGGGTGTGAAPVVAEVAKDLGILTVAVVTKPFNFEGKKRMAFAEQGITELSKHVDSLITIPNDKLLKVLGRGISLLDAFGAANDVLKGAVQGIAELITRPGLMNVDFADVRTVMSEMGYAMMGSGIASGEDRAEEAAEMAISSPLLEDIDLSGARGVLVNITAGFDLRLDEFETVGNTIRAFASDNATVVIGTSLDPDMNDELRVTVVATGIGMDKRPEITLVTNKQQTQQPVLDRYQQHGMAPLTQEQKPAAKVVNDNTPQTTKEPDYLDIPAFLRKQAD; this is encoded by the coding sequence ATGTTTGAACCTATGGAACTGACCAACGACGCGGTGATTAAAGTCATCGGCGTCGGTGGCGGCGGCGGTAACGCTGTTGAACACATGGTGCGCGAGCGCATTGAAGGTGTTGAGTTTTTTGCAGTCAACACCGACGCGCAGGCACTGCGTAAAACCGCGGTTGGCCAGACTATCCAGATTGGTAACGGTATTACCAAAGGTCTGGGTGCTGGGGCTAACCCGGAAGTGGGCCGTAACGCGGCTGACGAAGACCGTGAAGCGCTGCGCGCAGCACTTGAAGGTGCAGACATGGTCTTCATCGCAGCAGGCATGGGTGGCGGTACCGGTACCGGTGCGGCGCCAGTGGTTGCTGAAGTGGCTAAAGATTTAGGTATTCTGACCGTTGCTGTCGTGACTAAGCCTTTCAACTTTGAAGGCAAGAAGCGTATGGCGTTTGCGGAGCAGGGTATCACCGAGCTGTCCAAGCACGTGGATTCACTGATCACCATTCCTAACGACAAGTTGCTGAAAGTGCTGGGTCGTGGGATTTCCCTGCTTGACGCGTTCGGCGCGGCAAACGACGTGCTGAAAGGCGCAGTGCAGGGTATCGCTGAGCTGATTACTCGTCCTGGCCTGATGAACGTCGACTTTGCAGACGTGCGCACCGTGATGTCCGAAATGGGCTATGCGATGATGGGTTCAGGTATCGCAAGCGGTGAAGACCGTGCAGAAGAAGCGGCTGAAATGGCTATCTCTTCTCCACTGCTGGAAGATATCGATCTGTCCGGCGCACGTGGCGTTCTGGTCAACATCACCGCTGGCTTCGACCTGCGTCTTGATGAGTTCGAAACTGTCGGTAACACCATCCGTGCGTTTGCTTCGGATAACGCGACCGTGGTTATCGGTACTTCACTTGACCCGGATATGAACGACGAACTGCGCGTAACCGTTGTTGCCACCGGTATTGGTATGGACAAACGTCCAGAAATTACCCTGGTGACGAACAAGCAGCAGACGCAACAACCGGTGCTGGATCGCTATCAGCAACACGGTATGGCGCCGCTGACGCAAGAACAGAAACCGGCAGCTAAAGTGGTTAACGACAATACGCCGCAGACCACCAAAGAACCGGATTACCTGGATATCCCTGCGTTCCTGCGTAAGCAAGCTGATTAA
- the ftsA gene encoding cell division protein FtsA, producing the protein MIKATDRKLVVGLEIGTAKVAALVGEVLPDGVINIIGVGSCPSRGMDKGGVNDLESVVKCVQRAIDQAELMADCQISSVYLALSGKHISCQNEIGMVPISEEEVTLEDVENVVHTAKSVRVRDEHRVLHVIPQEYAIDYQEGIKNPVGLSGVRMQAKVHLITCHNDMAKNIVKAVERCGMKVDQLIFAGLASSYSVLTEDERELGVCVVDIGGGTMDIAVYTGGALRHTKVIPYAGNVVTSDIAYAFGTPPSDAEAIKVRHGCALGSIVGKDESVEVPSVGGRPPRSLQRQTLAEVIEPRYTELLNLVNEEILQLQEQLRQQGVKHHLAAGIVLTGGAAQIEGLAACAQRVFHTQVRIGAPLNITGLTDYAQEPYYSTAVGLLHYGKESHLSGEAEVEKRVTASVGSWIKRLNSWLRKEF; encoded by the coding sequence ATGATCAAGGCGACGGACAGAAAACTGGTAGTTGGACTGGAGATCGGCACTGCGAAAGTGGCCGCTTTAGTAGGGGAAGTTCTGCCCGACGGAGTGATTAATATCATTGGGGTTGGCAGTTGCCCATCCCGAGGTATGGATAAAGGCGGAGTGAACGACCTTGAGTCGGTAGTGAAATGCGTACAGCGCGCTATCGATCAGGCCGAGCTGATGGCGGATTGCCAGATCTCTTCTGTGTATCTGGCGCTTTCCGGTAAGCACATTAGCTGTCAAAATGAGATAGGGATGGTGCCAATCTCAGAAGAAGAGGTCACGCTGGAAGATGTTGAAAACGTGGTGCATACGGCGAAATCTGTTCGTGTCCGTGATGAGCACCGTGTTTTGCACGTTATCCCGCAGGAATACGCGATTGATTACCAGGAAGGGATCAAAAATCCGGTCGGCTTGTCCGGCGTGCGTATGCAGGCCAAGGTACATTTGATTACCTGCCACAACGATATGGCAAAAAACATTGTCAAAGCGGTCGAACGTTGTGGTATGAAGGTTGATCAGCTGATTTTCGCTGGATTGGCGTCCAGTTATTCCGTGTTAACGGAAGATGAACGTGAACTAGGCGTCTGTGTGGTTGATATCGGTGGCGGTACAATGGATATCGCGGTTTATACTGGCGGCGCATTGCGCCACACCAAAGTGATCCCGTATGCCGGGAACGTGGTGACCAGCGATATCGCCTACGCCTTCGGTACGCCGCCGAGCGATGCCGAGGCCATTAAAGTGCGCCACGGGTGCGCGTTAGGCTCCATTGTGGGCAAAGATGAGAGCGTTGAAGTGCCGAGCGTCGGTGGACGTCCACCGCGTAGCCTGCAGCGCCAGACATTGGCAGAAGTCATTGAGCCGCGTTACACCGAGCTTTTGAACCTCGTCAATGAAGAGATTTTACAGTTACAAGAACAGCTTCGTCAGCAAGGGGTGAAACATCACCTGGCGGCGGGGATTGTGTTGACCGGTGGCGCGGCGCAGATTGAAGGGTTAGCTGCTTGCGCACAGCGTGTGTTCCATACGCAAGTTCGTATTGGTGCGCCGCTCAATATCACTGGTCTGACGGACTATGCTCAGGAGCCGTATTATTCAACGGCCGTGGGCCTGCTGCACTACGGGAAAGAGTCCCACTTGAGTGGTGAAGCAGAAGTAGAAAAGCGCGTAACCGCATCGGTCGGATCATGGATCAAACGACTCAATAGCTGGTTACGAAAAGAGTTTTAA
- the ftsQ gene encoding cell division protein FtsQ, giving the protein MSQAALNTPNREEEDEYESSRRNNGTRLAGIIFLLTVLCTVFVSGWIVLGWMEDAQRLPISKLVVTGDRHYTRNDDIRQNILALGSPGTFMTQDVNIVQSQIERLPWIKQASVRKQWPDELKIHLVEYVPIARWNDQHMVDAEGTAFSVPASRTNKQNLPMLYGPEGSASEVLQGYHDMGAVLAKGKFTLKVAAMTARRSWQLTLDNGIKLNLGRGDTMKRLARFIELYPVLEQQAQTEGNRISYVDLRYDSGAAVGWEPAPAADTNQQQNQAQAE; this is encoded by the coding sequence ATGTCGCAGGCTGCGCTGAATACGCCCAACCGTGAAGAAGAAGATGAGTATGAGTCTTCACGGCGCAATAATGGAACGCGTCTGGCGGGGATTATCTTCCTGCTGACGGTGTTGTGTACCGTGTTTGTTAGCGGCTGGATCGTGCTGGGCTGGATGGAAGATGCGCAACGTTTGCCTATCTCAAAACTGGTGGTGACTGGCGATCGTCATTACACGCGTAACGATGATATCCGACAGAACATCCTGGCGCTGGGATCGCCCGGTACCTTTATGACTCAGGACGTGAACATCGTCCAAAGTCAGATTGAACGCCTACCCTGGATTAAACAGGCAAGCGTAAGAAAACAATGGCCGGACGAATTGAAGATTCATCTGGTTGAATATGTGCCCATTGCGCGTTGGAATGATCAACACATGGTGGACGCCGAAGGCACTGCTTTTAGCGTCCCAGCCAGTCGTACCAATAAGCAGAATTTGCCGATGCTCTATGGCCCTGAAGGTTCCGCAAGCGAAGTCTTGCAGGGTTATCACGACATGGGCGCGGTGCTCGCGAAAGGGAAATTCACGTTGAAGGTTGCGGCGATGACCGCGCGCCGTTCGTGGCAGTTGACGCTTGATAACGGTATCAAGCTGAATCTGGGACGGGGCGATACGATGAAGCGGCTGGCGCGTTTTATAGAACTGTATCCGGTTCTGGAGCAGCAGGCGCAAACAGAGGGTAATCGGATTAGCTATGTTGATTTACGTTATGACTCGGGGGCGGCAGTAGGCTGGGAACCTGCTCCTGCAGCGGACACTAATCAACAACAGAATCAGGCACAGGCAGAATAA